From a single Mangifera indica cultivar Alphonso chromosome 19, CATAS_Mindica_2.1, whole genome shotgun sequence genomic region:
- the LOC123203220 gene encoding cyclin-D5-1-like, with translation MGDNSFSELLCQESETFLNEELVETSFYKDYSFLDDESMKMLGDKETSFGFQKDKPLVHNEEIRCARLEAVEWILKTRAVFGFHFQTACLSVAYFDRFLSKCFINSEKSWAIKLLSVACLSLAAKMEEVKVPALSEFQMDEYNFESKVILKMELLVLTTLDWRMGSITPFTFLHYFITKLYQDPPNDIISRTATLILAITREINLLDYRPSTIAAAATLVALDQRLTRKALEWKMNSISYCGFLEIEDVLACYSTMQKLEMQNYVKSPDLSPNPLSIGNVIDSPSVSSAVSTKRKRLTFNDGDKNCD, from the exons atgggTGATAATTCTTTCTCTGAGCTTCTTTGTCAAGAAAGCGAAACGTTTCTGAATGAAGAATTAGTAGAAACCAGCTTCTATAAGGATTACAGTTTCTTAGATGATGAGTCTATGAAAATGTTGGGTGATAAAGAGACCAGTTTTGGGTTCCAAAAGGATAAACCTTTGGTGCATAATGAAGAAATTAGATGTGCCCGATTGGAAGCTGTTGAATGGATTCTTAAA ACAAGAGCAGTCTTTGGATTTCACTTCCAAACAGCTTGTTTATCAGTTGCATACTTCGATCGATTCCTTTCCAAGTGCTTCATTAAT AGTGAAAAATCATGGGCAATCAAGCTTTTATCAGTAGCATGCCTTTCCCTGGCTGCAAAGATGGAGGAGGTGAAGGTTCCAGCCCTCTCAGAGTTTCAGATGGATGAATACAATTTCGAGAGCAAAGTGATTCTGAAAATGGAGCTTTTGGTCTTGACAACACTGGATTGGAGAATGGGATCAATTACCCCTTTTACTTTTCTTCATTACTTCATCACGAAATTGTACCAGGATCCGCCAAATGATATTATCTCCAGGACTGCAACACTCATATTAGCTATAACGAGAG AAATCAATTTACTGGATTATCGACCGTCTACCATAGCCGCAGCTGCAACCTTGGTGGCACTGGATCAACGACTCACAAGAAAAGCACTTGAGTGGAAGATGAATTCGATATCTTACTGTGGATTTCTTGAAATT GAAGATGTGCTGGCCTGCTACAGTACAATGCAGAAATTAGAGATGCAAAATTATGTGAAATCTCCGGATCTATCGCCAAACCCCTTGAGCATAGGCAATGTTATAGATAGTCCTTCAGTTTCTTCGGCTGTTAGTACTAAGAGAAAAAGGCTTACTTTCAATGATGGTgataaaaattgtgattaa
- the LOC123202587 gene encoding interferon-related developmental regulator 1-like, whose translation MGKRNTRRKNAAMLDSEDDNSSVSSTSTMRSDYMSVSGTEEVQLEKDSLLDEALDALYEKRGSTREKALASIIEAFNNSLQHQFVEKKFATLLHQCLGSIKRGSSREIALASQAIGLLALTVGFGDNAREILDESVTPISQALKAGSESLKTVALLECLAIITFVGGNDLEETERSMEIMWQLVHPKLGSNVVSVKPSATVITAMVSAWSFLLATLDDRKLDPKHWQQSISYFSSLLDKNDRSVRIAAGEALALIFEIGSLEKFSAEANGSNGGSQEGYTHVQGLKGKILNQVRNLSIEAGGKGSAKKDLNNQRNLFKDILEFLEDGYCPETSMKIGGESLKTSTWSQMIQLNFLKHFLGGGFIKHMQENEFLHDVLGFTPKRKYLPSNEHGISSSEKRMYRSPNSVVNKARTQLLNKQRMLSEGRNVGHYAITLGNEEI comes from the exons ATGGGAAAGC GTAATACACGGCGTAAAAATGCAGCGATGTTAGATAGCGAAGACGATAATAGTAGTGTTAGTTCGACGTCAACGATGAGGTCTGATTATATGTCGGTGTCTGGTACTGAAGAAGTTCAGCTTGAGAAAGATAGTTTGTTAGATGAAGCTTTGGATGCTTTATACGAGAAAAG GGGCTCCACAAGAGAGAAAGCTTTGGCCTCCATTATTGAGGCTTTCAATAACAGCTTGCAGCATCAGTTTGTTGAAAAGAA ATTCGCCACTTTACTTCATCAGTGCCTGGGTTCCATAAAACGGGGCTCCAGCAGGGAGATAGCTTTAGCATCTCAGGCCATTG GCTTGTTGGCTTTGACTGTTGGCTTTGGCGACAATGCGCGGGAAATATTGGATGAATCAGTCACTCCAATTTCACAGGCTCTAAAGGCAGGGTCTGAGTCCTTGAAGACAGTAGCG CTGCTCGAGTGTTTGGCTATCATAACATTTGTTGGTGGAAATGATCTAGAGGAAACAGAAAGATCAATGGAAATTATGTGGCAACTTGTTCATCCAAAGCTGGGTTCTAAT GTTGTCTCAGTCAAACCTTCGGCAACTGTTATAACAGCAATGGTGTCTGCTTGGTCATTTCTTCTTGCAACATTGGATGACCGGAAACTTGATCCTAAACACTGGCAGCA gtctatttcatatttttctagcCTGCTTGACAAAAATGACCGATCTGTACGCATTGCTGCTGGTGAAGCACTGGCATTAATTTTTGAGATTGGAAGCCTGGAGAAGTTCTCTGCTGAAGCTAATGGTTCTAATGGTGGCTCTCAAGAAGGATATACTCATGTACAAGGATTGAAAGGAAAGATACTCAATCAGGTCAGAAACCTGTCTATAGAAGCAGGCGGTAAAGGGTCTGCTAAGAAAGATCTTAACAACCAGCGGAACTTGTTCAAGGATATCTTAGAGTTTCTTGAG GATGGATATTGTCCTGAAACCTCAATGAAGATTGGTGGCGAATCACTTAAGACATCAACCTGGTCTCAAATGATAcag TTGAACTTCTTAAAGCACTTTCTCGGGGGTGGCTTCATTAAGCACATGCAG GAAAATGAATTTCTTCATGACGTCCTTGGATTCACTCCTAAGCGAAAGTATCTTCCAAGCAATGAGCACGGAATATCTAGTAGTGAAAAG AGGATGTATAGGTCACCAAATTCTGTAGTCAACAAAGCAAGGACACAATTACTGAACAAGCAGCGAATGCTTTCTGAG GGTAGGAATGTAGGACACTATGCCATCACTTTGGGCAACGAAGAGATCTAG